Genomic segment of Colletotrichum destructivum chromosome 5, complete sequence:
gTTTGTTGTACTCGGTGATCTCCTCGCCGGTCGTCGGGTCGACGATCTTGCCGCGGGCACCCGGGACGAGAGAGCCCGACGATCCGACATCGATATCGATCTCGGAGGTTGTGCACACAACGGTGCTGGTCTCGGTCATTCCTGGTGTGTCTTAGTCACAGCACACCCCAAACGTCCAAGACACGAGAACTCACCGTAGCCTTGACCCACGTGCCACTTGGGGTACTGCTTCCTGAGGTCCTCCACAGTCTCCGCTCCAAGGGGTGCTGCGCCGGTGTAGACGAAGCGCACGCTCGTGAGGTCGTAATTGTTGCAAAGCTCCTGGTTGCGGATAATTTGAATGACAATTGGGGGAACCTGCGCGCATGGTCAGAACATGTTCCTTGCTCATAGTTGCAGCGAAAAGGAGCCTTACCACTGGGAGGCAGTTGATCTTGAACTTCTGGACGGACTCGAGGAATTGCTTAAGCTCAAACTTGGGCAGCACAATGATGCCATCCCCGCGCCAGGTGCCGCAGTGTGCAATGACAACCAGTCCGTAGATATGGCTAAAGGGCAACAGACCCAAGGCTGCTTGTGTCTTGATGCCCAGTTCTTTTCTGGCAACGGACTCGTATGTCGTGAACTGAAGAACGTTGGCAATGACGTTTCTGTGCGAAATCATGACGGCTTTCTGTAGTCGGTTGTCAGCATTTCGACTTTCCCAGTTACCATGGTCGAGTTTCACTTACTGGCAGTCCGGAAGTACCACTCGAATAGCACAAATAGGCGACCTGGCGCGCGCCCTGGCCCTTGACCCACTTCAAGGGTTCCAATTCCGGTAGAGAATTGCCTTCTTGAATCAGGCCATCGAGGGAGACGTAGGGTGTTTTTTGACTGACGCCTGGGACCGGCAACAAAAAGATGCGGTCATCGGGAAGGCCGAcagccttggcggccttgagaGCGGTTTCTAGCAGAGGAATGCAGGTGAAGAGAGCCTTCGCGTTGGAGGAGCGAAGCTGGTGCTCGAGTTCTTGGGCCGAGTACGCGGCACTGGCGGGGGTGACGATGCCCGACAACCGGTGGATGGCATGAGTGAAGGGGATGTAGTCAATCTAGGCACACGTCAATCTCCGAGGGACAATCGACCTTGGAACGCACGTGGCCATCACATACTGTGTTGAGCGAGAAGAGCGCAACGACTTTGTCCCATTCCGTGCCCTCGCTCGGCGCGAAATCGAGCCTCTTTGAAATTGCTTTGGCCAAGGAGTCTGTTCGCTGCTTCACCTCGGACGCCGTGTACGACTTGCCCGACAGACCGCAAGTGTATGGACTTCTGGCCTCTGTGAGAGGATAGCGGCCGTACTTTTCATTGCTCATGAACTCGGCAATGGTGATCGAGTCCGGTGGGTCTGCAACATCTCGGTGAGCGTAGTTCGCCAGAGGGTTGCCCGAGGCACGAGGCATGAGGCTCAAGGGTTCGTCTTACCCATGGGCAACTGAGGGACCCATTTCGGCGATACAAAGACCATCTTGTGTGATGTGATTGAGGCAGAAGGAGTGGATGAGTGTGATTGAGTAGTCA
This window contains:
- a CDS encoding Putative AMP-dependent synthetase/ligase domain, AMP-binding, AMP-binding enzyme domain, ANL gives rise to the protein MVFVSPKWVPQLPMDPPDSITIAEFMSNEKYGRYPLTEARSPYTCGLSGKSYTASEVKQRTDSLAKAISKRLDFAPSEGTEWDKVVALFSLNTIDYIPFTHAIHRLSGIVTPASAAYSAQELEHQLRSSNAKALFTCIPLLETALKAAKAVGLPDDRIFLLPVPGVSQKTPYVSLDGLIQEGNSLPELEPLKWVKGQGARQVAYLCYSSGTSGLPKAVMISHRNVIANVLQFTTYESVARKELGIKTQAALGLLPFSHIYGLVVIAHCGTWRGDGIIVLPKFELKQFLESVQKFKINCLPVVPPIVIQIIRNQELCNNYDLTSVRFVYTGAAPLGAETVEDLRKQYPKWHVGQGYGMTETSTVVCTTSEIDIDVGSSGSLVPGARGKIVDPTTGEEITEYNKPGELLVQSPSVVLGYLHNERANAETFVWHEDGRWIRTGDEVLVRKSAAGNEHLVIVDRIKELIKVKGHQVAPAELEAHLLTHPAVSDTAVIQVPDDRAGEVPKAYVVRAAGYESKPEAEVAADISKYVEEHKARHKWLKGGVEFVDIIPKSPSGKILRRLLRDREKETRRAKGAKL